GAGAGATAAACTTCTAGCACTGAAGTTGGACTGGAACCAACCTCAGTGGTGTTCCCACACATTAAGATACACAGGATTATTAATTCTCACTTTGAAGCAGATAGATTTCCTCCGTTCCTCCTGGAGCAAGAAGGCCCAACCTCTGAACTCTCTGCCCAGATATAGCCCTCTCCACCTGGGTTAGCAGAGCTGAGGGGGTCCCTCTGTGGTCGTACATGATCACAGTCACTCCTGCCTTCACACCACTCAGAACCATCTGAGTTCAGCATGGGGAGGAAAAGAGTATTTTTTTATCAcggaaatgcattttttttttttaagtatattttttgGGCCTTTAATGATAGTGTagtgaaggagagacaggaagcagggagAGGGGAATGACATGCAGTGAAGGGCTGGCCAATGTGGGATTTGAACTGGGACCCACTGCAGCAAGGACTGTAGTCTCTAAACATTGGGTGGCAGCACAACCCACTACACTAACAGGCACACTGGAAATGCAttattaaactttaaattcTACATCCACAATGATTCACTCGATTCCATCTCATGCAGAGATGGAGCTTTGCACCGCCAGACTCATGAGACtcttttctgtattttccaCTTACCTCATAAGCAGGAACTCTGTCGGAGATCAGAAATAAGAGAGTGGTTGTGCGTCGATCAGTGGGAGagactgtgtgttgttgtgcaggACTGTGGGTGAAGGAGGACAGGGCTCCACAGGCTTTGTTTGGCCTTTCACTAAAAGAGGATAAATGGTTtgattttaacaataaaatcatGATGTAAGGTGTTAGATATTCTTTGTAATTTCCATTATTAAGGTTCAGCTAAACTGAGGGGCCAAATATTTCTGCTGAACCACGTGATTTACAGCATCAAACTTTCACCTGAATAAAGTAGAGGCCTGAGCTCCCTCCACGCTCTGAGCAAGACAGAGGCTGGAAGACCCAACAGTGTTTAGACGCCAGGAAAGGGATGGCCAAGAATTGGAAGTTATCCCAGAGTCAGGTCTCCTCATCTGGGTACTTCCACCTCGGACTCCTTGCTTTGTGAGGCTGCCCCATGCTTTCCTGGTTCTCAGAGACAGTCCTGCAAATATCACATATGTAAGCTACTAGGGAGAGGGCATGGAAACCTTGTCGTTTCTCCCTCACTTactcttctcctcctgaagCTTCCCTCTGATCATCTCCCTGATCCTCCTctcattcctcctctcctcctcctcctcggtcaTCCCTGTGCTTTGCTGGTTCAGGGTGCCGTACTGCTCAGCCGCCTCCCGCGGAGTAAGCCAGTCCAGTGTGGAGACGCAGGAGACATAGTGGTTCTTCCACGCTCCATACTCCTTTTCTCCAGGAGTGTAGGGAAGGAACCAGCCTCTTCGGGTGCATCGGCTTGCCCAGATGCAGTcctgaggagagggaggagagacgtGGTCAGTGGCTCTCAACTTCAGTTCAAATTGATTTCTTATTCTGGGCTTCTCACCTGTTCGGCAAGGACCCTCCAGTGCCAGCTGACTTGGGCGGCTGAGCAGAGATCACGAGGGGACAGGAACGACAACACATACAGGGACAGAAACCTTGGAAGAACCGCTGTGAAGTCCACTTGAGTCACAGGAACAGTCTCCTTCAGTAAATCCCGACAGTACCTGCTCAGAATatcagatttttaattttaagcATTGAAATctaattgaaaacattttattagagGTGTGAGGGTGGAGGGAGTGGGTCAGGAGTGAGCTTACGTGAGCTGTGTCTTGGCGCAGCGCGTGAGCAGAGAATGCAGCAggtgtttcctctgtttgtcGGTCCACAGGTCAAACCAGTGGAGCACAAGGTTCACTCTCTCCTCGAATAACTGCgagaaaaaacagagacagcaaaaaaaacctcagtgaACGAATGCCCCACCTTGATGCACAACAGTCTGGACTTTGCCAAAAGCTACAAACTGGCTTCCAGAATGACGAAGACCATGAAACGGCAAACCAGACTcttactgaaaacacaaaaaatgggATTACTGGTGTGATAACAGCTGAAAAATGTCGGTCTGATGCATGAGGCCATTAATTAAAGTGTCAAGTTGGGTCAAGTCTGACTTTACTATTTAAATACACATGTGGATCTATAGGCAGCTTGTAGTAAACTATGTGTTCAGTAAGAATAAGTGTCTTTCAACTGGAATAAAGAATTGCACATCACATGTTTATagtatttctacttttatttgtttatgtgtttatatTGAATTTCCTCTATGGAGGATCAATAAAGCTACATATAATCTTCAAGATGATCATATCATTAACTACAGGTAAAATGTCAGCCTGTCTGAATAAACCTCCCCACATTATTGAAATATTCACATCCATTCCTTACAGACCCAGGTCAGTACTGCTTCTTGCCTCTGACACGTTTCCCCAGGGATAGTAgtttaataagaagaaatgttACACGTGTGGATTGATTGACCCTCAAATCATGTTCATTTACATCAGGGATAGTTTTGAGGAATGtagcaaacacacaagcactgaCAACATGAGAAGTGTCAATGGCGACAATAAATAACATAATTCGCATGAGTTGCAAAAAACAATAAGGTTTAAAGTAGATTTtaagaagaaaacaatgcaTTTACCTGAGCGTCCACTGGAGGCAGAGACGACGTTTACGCACCTGTTTCAAGTTAGCCAAACAACAAAGCGCGTTTTCTATTGGTGGACACGTTAGGTTCACTTAACCTCGGCAcgcaatgtgtttgtgttgttttaaggtttttaaataagtaaaaatgGTGCCGTTTCACGTGTGTGACGCAGAAGCCTATGAGCTATCCATAtctgccacctggtggctgaatACAAACAACTATGATTTCAAGTGTATTCTAtgaagtgtcagtgtgtgtctgtggtcggTTCCTCTGACCTGTGCGTTGCTCTGCTTGTTGTTCAGCGGGGTCCAGGTGCTGAAGCTGGTGCCGGAGCGCAGGCCGTCTGTCCCGCTGAGCTGCCACCGCTTCACCGCCTCTACAGTCCTTTTTAGATCCGTCTCCATGTTAAGAGCTGAGACTTCACTGTGAGGAGAATAAAACCGCTTCAATCTCGAATCTGTGTGACCCACTGAACTTCACACTTTACTTAGACTCGGCTCCTCTCTGGGGAGAAATTACGCACCGACCTGCTGCCATTGTGCGGCTCCAGTTACCTTAGAGACGCGTCAACACAAGGATGAACACATTCCTTCACACAGCTCATCGCCTCCCACAATTCCCCCTGCacgtaaacaaacacaaacggCAGGTTGTCAACATGAACACCCGTTTCCAAATTAATCAGCCCTGTTGAACTACTTTATTTAAGTCAATGCATTTTATGATTATATATCAAATTCAAATTTGCCAAATGTGGATAATGGTCATTCATACACACGTTTTTTTGCAGACTCAGTTGATCTTTCAGGGACAGCTGATCAAAATCTGTGGAAATTCCCTACATCATGTTGAGGAGGCCAAAAACTCtgtcaccttgacctttgaccatgtGTTCACGAGGtaaaaaagggttttgtgaggtcacaaccttgacctttgacctccagtcTAATCACGCCATCTTGGAGTCTAAGTGAAAATTTGAACAAAATCTGAGACGTCCTGTTTACAAGGATGGGACAATGGCCAGAAGGAAAACCAGTCATCAATAATTAACTGTGAGATGTCAATTATCTGCCAATGATCATCAAAGATATTCATAATTATATTTGATTGGTGAATgatttattacaataacaacTAAAATAGTTGACTATGAAGAAAAGGGAATATgcaaatgtttcaaaataatgttaagGACTTTAAAATGACATCTACAGCAATCaacaattttaaatgaaattaagaCCAAACCTTTGATAGAAATAACCACATTTGAAAATACTCTTGTTCCgtgtaaacacatttatgtCAATTAGACTCCACCACTTCAAACCATTTTTTTCCCAAGTTTAAAGGACCTCATGTTCATACTCTTCATCACTTGTGTAGCTCATAAACTAACAACGCAGCACAAAGCAGGAGGACTAATAATTCTTCTTTGGCCTGGAAAAGTAGAGATGTTTTCAGGGGTGACCTTCAATGTTGATTTGCTGAAAAATTGAATTTAAGACATTAATATTGCGAAATGTTCTCCTCTAATAGAGAGGAGAACCTGGGTATTTGTTTGAATATTCAGACAGAATTCCTCCTCTCTTTAAAGATTACAAACACCAGAAACAAAGGGTCAGACAAGACATTTATTAACAAGtcattaaaagtaaaatccAGCAAACAGTTCAAAGTAAAACAGTTCAAACTACTCCCACCCAACACAACACTGGTTAAAATATGATGTGAAACAAATAAGGTTGGATTTACAATCAAAGCAGCATCAAAATGATTATATGATCAGAACCTAAAGTCAACATGGTCCATCAACAGGTTAGACAAGGCAaatatgattaaattaaaaatttaaGGCATGGGTGTGGTGTCAACATTTGGATTATTCCGTCTCTTCCAGCGTCAGACCAACAGACCACTGACGAGTGCATCTTGCATGTTGCATGGATATGTGCAAATATATTCAACACTGAGCGAGCAGCGTGCTGGAGGGGATATCAGGCCACTCACAATGTAGCAAGAAATCAAATGCAAAATCACAGACCGGACATTAAGCACAGTTTCTATTGTCAAATGTTATTACAACTATGACAGTTTTTTAATCATCTCACAGATCAGACCTATGCTTGGGTTTTAGGTTCTATGTTGAGAAACGATTATTGACATTCTCTGTATCTATATTTTAAACGCGTAATGACGGGTGTTTGGTGAGTGACGTCACAGACACGGCTCCCCCTGTGACAAGATATGCGACAAAGTGCAGAGTGAGTTTATAAAAATCAAAAGTTTGCAGTCGGTTCAATTCCAATTGGCAGTTTGACTTTGGTAAGCAAAGAATTGCAAATGCAGACTGTTTGGAAACAAGGGAACTGACTACAACTTGACTTTGAAGAAGCCACAATAGGGATGCACCAAAGCCACTGTGTAAAATAGACTGTACTCTCCTCATTACTCTGTGCTATTTTCTACATACACTGTATTTTGCACTCGCTGCTGCAGTAAACATAAAGCTGTTGGTGCATCCTTATTCGGACATCTTACGATACATCCATACCGCTGTGCAGACGGGGAACGCTGGTGAGCCGCTTCAACTCCACCTTCTCTGTGTGGTATAACAGAAGTAGATCATATGAGGTtgagaaaagacacaggagacgAAATCACATGCTGGCAGTCCTCGGGATCTCTTGTGTATCAGCGAGATTCAGCTTCTGACTGGAAACGCAGGGTCAAGGACAAAAGAATAGTTGTGTTTCACAGGATCAGACgggacaggaaacataaagatTGAGATGAAATGACATGGAGAAGAAATGAAGGGCTTGATAGCAAAAGGATACATAGAAGAACTCAGCTCCTCAAGCTGCGAAGACAAAACATATTTAgatcttaataataatatatcacattTTAGACTTTCTCCTGTTATACATGCAACAAACTAAACTCCTAAAGAGTTTAATACTTAAACTAAAGAAAGCAGCAAAATCCTTGCTGGGAACTTAAGTAGCCAACACCCCACCCATGAACAGCTTTGTACAGAATCATGCAACGTAATGAGCTTAATGTGTTGCATGACAAATATTTGTAGAGCTAATCTTAGACCTGTAGTTCTGTGGGGCTTTTCATCAAAGTCATGGTCctgtttattaaaatatcataaactgtaatatttcaaaaataatgcTACTTTGCAAAAATGTATAAATCCTGCGGCTGCCTTACATTTAGAAGCAACTTGTCCATGTTGGTGTCACAGGCCGTTTTCCTCTGGTCCTCCGGCATCTCGTCCACCTCTCCATAGAGGTCAAAGTGCAAATGGGCCAGCTTCTCCTGCATCTCTCTCACGTGCTCCATCTGGTCGATGGAGCACTCGTTGCCTgagatgaagaaaacacagagagctgctgtcagattgtgttttgtggactgaaaCAGTGGCAATAGTGGCGAGTAAACAATGCGGGAAtcttcatttttgggtgaactattcctttaaaggCTCAGTTAACATTATGGGTCTTGTGTGAATTACCAAAAGCTTGTAGTTTCCCTGAGTGGAAGTCATTGAGGAGACTGAGCAGGCCCTTCTCCATCTCCTGGACGTCTGACACATCCGTCAGAAACGAGTGCTGGATGATCGGTGCTGCTTGGCCCTGGTTCTGATTCGTTTTCCCCCCTGAACCCGCCTGACACCTGGGTTTATCTCTGACTCCCCTGGAAAACAGAAAGTAGTGATTCCACTTCCTGTGAATCAGATCTGTAATCCTGTCACAGATAAACAAGATGGCATGAAGCGGTCACGAGTTAAATTCACTTCCTACCTCCTCTTGCTCTTCTGGTTGGTTCCTGTGTTGAAGCCGGAGCCGACGTGCCTTCCCCCGGTGGAAGCGCTGTTCTTCCGGCCGGAGCCCCCGGTCGGAGCCGCGGTGCTGGTGGAGGTCCTTGGGCTCTTTCTCTTTAGCTTCCGCTCCTCCATGACTTCATGTTACGGTGCCTGGAGGGTGAGACACGGGAAGATGACACCGGGCACAAAGTGTGTCTGAACCCTGCAGCTGATTCCACAGAAACTGGAACCTGACAGCCAGGCTAACGTTACACCCAGCTAGCTTGCGGGCTAATCTTCAGACTTCAGGGGCCCGTACAAGTTAAAAAACGCAAACTAACATCAACGTACACTTTTACCCACACTTGCATCCGACTAAAAGCTCTGTTAGCGGGGACACTGACCTGTTGTCAACACGATTAAAACATTTCCTGTATCACTGCAACCTCCCTGTGTTGCTAGCAGCAAGGCTAGCTGGCTAACTAGCCTGCAAACTAAAAGAGGAGACTTCCTGTTTTGGTGGGTGTGACCCAACACAGCCAATCAGGGCCAGATACTTAATCTCCACGGATTAATAGATACCAACTAAACAAAACATGGGAGATGGTTTTAAATTACACAATAATTAGGatacaaatacatgttttaaatacCTGCAGCTTGATTAGCTTGCGTAATGTTCCCTCTGAGGTCCCAGCAGCATGAAATGGAACTGGGCCCAACATTGTTCCCTGAAGGTTCTCTGTTGGTTGccccaaaaaaacaacttgtagTTTCCTTCAGATTGCCAAAATGTTTCCTCAGGGGAGCCTTTGCAGAGCGTTCTGCTGGTTGCACAAATGTAACCTGCAGAAAACGTTCCATGAAATGGGCTCAAAAATGTTATCGCAACTGAACCTTCGTATAATGTTCCCTGAAGGACTTTTGAAGATTTCAGAAAAATTAAATGTACCTATAAGAGAACCCTGTCCTGAACTATGAATATTTGCTGAAGAAACTTATTTCACTATTCCATTTTTTCACTATCACATCATTTTACtatatattatgtttattaTATTACCCACTCTATTCTTATATTACTTATTTCTACTTTAATAAATTGTCTCTGTGTACATGTCTCCTCCATTTGTTTGGAATGGCAGAAAATCCCACACTCACAACTGCGATTGAAATGTAGTGGCAGCAAATAACCACAAGAGGGAGCTAAGTGAGCAGCTATTAATGATCATGTCTCTCGTAACtttaattaatgaaatatgaataGCTGATAAACGTGCTGAAAGGAGGTAGtttgcacattttaattaactttgcatgttttatacatttaaagaaGGATACAATTTGGATTAATCAAATTCCAGAACACCATTAAAACATACACTGCATAAAGCTTAGTATTTTCCACTGAATGAGGATTTAAGTCTGTAGCTGATGCCCTTTCAGTCCAAAACCTGAATAGCCACAGAAATAGCTTATTTTATTGACACCGAAGGGAAAATATCCTTTAATATGAAGTGTTTGCAATTGTTGGTATTTACAGGACGGCCTTTCTAATCAGTCTGGAGGAAAAATAGTATTGGATAAATGCGTATGAGCAAAATAATTTGCAGTTTGCAGTTTAAAACCTTGATCCCCCATTTAGGCATCAAGAGAAATTGTTGCATCATGAGGACGTGTAAATATCAGATTATTATGTGGACGTGCAGCCCTCATCACTGGCCAATTCCTGCCACCACATAGCACCAAGCACATCTGTTGTTGCATTTCTGCTTCCTGTTAAATtagcatttaaaatgtttaaattaagaTTGATTAATATGTTTGATGTATCTCACTATGTGAGGCTTTAGTGGCTCAAATAATGCAACTAATGGATCATGATTTAAAGGACATTGCTCACTCTTCCTCTGTGACGCATACAGCTACTTATATCTACCCACAATGCATTCTGGAATAAGGTTAAATCCGCTTATCTGTGAACATGGCAAAACAAATAATTTCTCATAGTTTTCGAGTTCATATGAACCCAAGCTACTGTTTTAACTGTTAATAAATGACacttacatatttttttaactccTAATTTTGATTGCCGATTATTTATCcattaatattgaatgttttAAAGATATTTGAGACAGAAAGGCAGAGGGGATTAGAAAAGATTATAAAAAAACAGGCCTTCAATTTTTATATTTCGGACAAAACTGTGATCAAGAAACAATTAAAAAGGAAGGGAAAGATCCCTGAATTGAAAAAGTCCCAGAGTTTGGGGGAAATCTACCTGATTTGGGAAATGGGCTGGCAGATCattttgcctctctctctctcactctctcgctctTACTTCACTCTGTGTTGTGTCCtcgtctctccttcctcttctctgctttgtgagcttgtgtatttgtgtgtgtgccgttgagtgtgtgtttgctgcgcGTCAGTGGCTGAGTGAGGTGAACCAGGATAAAATGTTacaaatgaacacatttaaactgTCGCGTCCACACAGCCATTAGtggaagtacacacacacacacacacacctatctcTCATCTGTAATTGCAGTGTAGCTGCTGTTTGGAGAGATAAAGCTACTAGCTGAAGCCTGTTCATTCTGCTCTAATGTGCATGGCTGCTTGAATTATACACCTGAGTGTAAACCAACGACAATGTGTCTAATTACACACCCGGTCTCTCTGCTAATTCTAACTTACCTGCCTTTTTAATGCAGCATTATTCCAGCATTTTAACAGACCTACTTTAGCTACTGAAGATACTGCAATCTTGGACTGAGTGATTTAAATTGTTATGACCCCAAGTCACAATTTGTATTTGGATGTTGTCTGTCCCTGCCTCAGTGTGGTGGCGTTCACCTGTTGTGTGCTTCTTCACCATTTAACTTCTCCTAACTCCCAAGCAGACTGTCGCTGAGCGTCGATTTAGCTATGTCGTTAATATCGTAAACAACATTTGACAGCAAACCTGGCAGGTAGTCGGACTGGCCGTCGGGACCACCTGGAGGATTTCTTATTCTAGGCTGCTGTCACGCGAAAAACGAAACTGAACTGTGTTGCTGCTTCTTCGCTTCTGGTAGAAGTTGCAA
The genomic region above belongs to Paralichthys olivaceus isolate ysfri-2021 chromosome 24, ASM2471397v2, whole genome shotgun sequence and contains:
- the ccdc28a gene encoding coiled-coil domain-containing protein 28A yields the protein MEERKLKRKSPRTSTSTAAPTGGSGRKNSASTGGRHVGSGFNTGTNQKSKRRGVRDKPRCQAGSGGKTNQNQGQAAPIIQHSFLTDVSDVQEMEKGLLSLLNDFHSGKLQAFGNECSIDQMEHVREMQEKLAHLHFDLYGEVDEMPEDQRKTACDTNMDKLLLNLEELSSSIQKLNLADTQEIPRTASM